Proteins encoded within one genomic window of Brachybacterium avium:
- a CDS encoding isoprenyl transferase, which yields MNDDGLLYRVYERRLLRELESFELPQHLGVIVDGNRRWAREAGETTEHGHRVGAAKILEFLSWCDGLDIPLVTVWMLSTDNLRRPPEELTALYEIIGATIARIIEAGYCVRLTGNAEELPEAMRADISRVQEQTSLESGLTVNVAIGYGGREEIVDAVQELVRDLAGQGLDGDGIASGISVESVAEHLYTRGQPDPDLIIRTSGEQRLSGFLLWQSVHSEYWFCETYWPGFRRIDLLRALRDFCRRERRFGA from the coding sequence ATGAACGATGACGGCCTTCTGTACCGCGTCTACGAGCGGCGCCTCCTCCGCGAGCTCGAGAGCTTCGAGCTCCCGCAGCACCTGGGTGTGATCGTGGACGGCAACCGCCGCTGGGCGAGGGAGGCGGGGGAGACCACCGAGCACGGCCATCGCGTCGGCGCCGCAAAGATCCTCGAGTTCCTCTCCTGGTGCGACGGTCTCGACATCCCCCTGGTGACCGTCTGGATGCTGTCCACGGACAACCTGCGCCGTCCGCCCGAGGAGCTCACCGCCCTCTACGAGATCATCGGCGCCACCATCGCCCGGATCATCGAGGCCGGCTACTGCGTGCGGCTGACCGGGAACGCCGAGGAGCTGCCGGAGGCGATGCGCGCCGACATCTCCCGCGTACAGGAGCAGACCTCCCTGGAATCCGGGCTGACGGTCAACGTGGCGATCGGCTACGGCGGGCGCGAGGAGATCGTCGACGCCGTGCAGGAACTGGTGCGGGATCTGGCCGGACAGGGCCTGGACGGGGACGGCATCGCCTCGGGGATCAGCGTCGAATCCGTGGCCGAGCACCTCTACACCCGTGGACAGCCCGATCCGGACCTCATCATCCGCACCTCCGGTGAGCAGCGGCTCTCGGGATTCCTGCTGTGGCAGTCCGTGCACTCCGAGTACTGGTTCTGCGAGACCTACTGGCCCGGATTCCGCCGCATCGACCTGCTGCGCGCACTGCGTGACTTCTGCCGGCGCGAGCGCCGCTTCGGGGCCTGA
- a CDS encoding AI-2E family transporter produces MSRTGSRKESHVEAAPHPRAQSLAPEVEEIPIGVRRAASWSWRLIVIVAASALILWGMLQITTIVIPVVIAILLAALMTPVVKVLTRYTFLNRGAAAGVALLGLLLVISGMFTLAGRQLFAQFADIQEKAVRGFQGLVDWATTTFQIDTPMINSAVNEGLDQLQQYSGELVSGAVSTAAVLGNVATGIVVALFTLFFLLSGGAGIWRWMVGLLPPAARVPTHEAFRRGWKALSAYMRTQILVAAVDAFGISIGMVALGLGSYAVPIWLLVFLFSFVPLVGAIASGAIAVLLVLVLNNWIGALIMLAIVLVVQQLESNILQPFLMGKAVELHPLAVFLGVAGGAMIAGIAGALFAIPVLAFCNATLLYVVGRDPSPDLGRDRGSAEHFAALTRRRPQPSTDADAERKRPTMPVLPSPRPLGARQTAMAGAPAAGGGAQPSAPAQPSAPAPQAALAPADDAPRPDDTPRPDGAPRPDDALDTAAPLLGDALHDSDVQGQDEMPGRDGAPDDDGAPGQEGSARPGEA; encoded by the coding sequence GTGAGCCGCACCGGCTCTCGGAAGGAGTCCCATGTCGAAGCTGCGCCCCACCCCCGGGCACAGAGCCTGGCGCCCGAGGTGGAAGAGATCCCGATCGGAGTGCGTCGGGCGGCGTCCTGGTCCTGGCGGCTGATCGTCATCGTCGCAGCCTCGGCCCTGATCCTCTGGGGCATGTTGCAGATCACCACCATCGTCATCCCCGTGGTGATCGCGATCCTGCTCGCCGCACTGATGACCCCGGTGGTCAAGGTGCTGACCCGCTACACCTTCCTGAACCGGGGTGCGGCCGCCGGCGTCGCCCTGCTGGGGCTGCTGCTGGTGATCTCGGGGATGTTCACCCTGGCCGGGCGCCAGCTGTTCGCACAGTTCGCCGATATCCAGGAGAAGGCGGTCAGAGGATTCCAGGGACTGGTGGACTGGGCGACCACCACCTTCCAGATCGACACCCCGATGATCAACTCGGCGGTCAACGAAGGGCTCGACCAGCTCCAGCAGTACTCCGGTGAGCTGGTCAGCGGCGCGGTGAGCACCGCAGCAGTGCTCGGCAACGTCGCCACCGGCATCGTGGTGGCCCTGTTCACCCTGTTCTTCCTGCTCTCGGGCGGGGCGGGGATCTGGCGCTGGATGGTGGGTCTGCTGCCACCGGCGGCCCGGGTCCCCACCCATGAGGCCTTCCGCCGCGGGTGGAAGGCGCTGTCGGCATATATGCGCACCCAGATCCTGGTGGCCGCAGTGGACGCCTTCGGCATCTCGATCGGCATGGTGGCGCTGGGACTCGGATCCTACGCGGTGCCGATCTGGTTGCTGGTGTTCCTGTTCTCCTTCGTCCCGCTGGTCGGTGCGATCGCCTCGGGTGCGATCGCCGTGCTGCTGGTGCTGGTGCTGAACAACTGGATCGGTGCGCTGATCATGCTCGCGATCGTGCTGGTCGTGCAGCAGCTGGAGAGCAACATCCTGCAGCCCTTCCTGATGGGCAAAGCCGTCGAGCTGCATCCGCTGGCGGTGTTCCTCGGCGTCGCAGGAGGCGCGATGATCGCCGGGATCGCCGGCGCACTGTTCGCCATCCCGGTGCTGGCCTTCTGCAATGCGACGCTGCTGTACGTGGTGGGTCGTGACCCCAGCCCGGACCTCGGCCGCGACCGGGGCAGCGCCGAGCACTTCGCCGCGCTGACCCGCCGTCGCCCCCAGCCATCGACGGACGCCGACGCGGAGCGGAAGCGGCCGACGATGCCGGTGCTGCCCTCGCCGCGTCCCCTGGGTGCCCGGCAGACGGCGATGGCCGGCGCGCCGGCGGCCGGTGGAGGCGCGCAGCCGTCCGCCCCCGCGCAGCCGTCCGCTCCCGCACCGCAGGCCGCCCTTGCACCCGCGGACGATGCGCCGCGACCCGATGACACTCCGCGACCCGACGGCGCTCCGCGACCGGACGACGCGCTGGACACCGCTGCACCGCTGCTGGGCGACGCGCTGCACGACAGCGATGTCCAGGGCCAGGATGAGATGCCCGGCCGGGATGGAGCGCCCGACGACGACGGGGCGCCCGGCCAGGAGGGCTCGGCGCGCCCGGGCGAGGCCTGA
- the trhA gene encoding PAQR family membrane homeostasis protein TrhA: MSSGRHRDTAEHPAASGPAAVDPADPADPAGSAGVGAMPDHRAAAETAEAVAESGGTDMATDDELPTAENFPFAPRTLTRAMARRATRLGLQLPKPRLRGMMHLFAFPVTMVAGLLLVALGGTLEIRLACAVFVLTASMLFGVSAVYHRGTWSPRRAIMLRRFDHANIFLIIAGTYTPIAVAMLEPRQALTLLVIAWGGALVGVCFRLFWTGAPRWIYVPAYIALGWVAVFYMPQLQASGGWAVVWLLVIGGLAYTAGAVMYALKRPNPSPAWFGFHEIFHTGTLIGFGCHFAAVAVAII, from the coding sequence ATGAGTTCCGGACGCCATCGCGACACCGCCGAGCACCCTGCTGCGAGCGGCCCCGCCGCTGTCGATCCCGCGGATCCCGCCGACCCGGCCGGATCAGCCGGCGTGGGGGCGATGCCCGATCACCGCGCTGCGGCCGAGACCGCGGAGGCGGTCGCGGAAAGCGGCGGCACCGACATGGCGACCGACGACGAGCTGCCCACCGCCGAGAACTTCCCCTTCGCCCCCCGCACTCTCACCCGGGCGATGGCGCGGCGGGCCACTCGGCTCGGGCTCCAGCTGCCCAAGCCGCGCCTGCGCGGGATGATGCACCTGTTCGCCTTCCCGGTCACCATGGTGGCCGGGCTGCTGCTGGTCGCTCTCGGCGGGACCCTCGAGATCCGCCTGGCCTGCGCGGTGTTCGTACTGACCGCCAGCATGCTGTTCGGGGTCAGTGCGGTCTACCATCGCGGCACCTGGTCCCCGCGGCGGGCGATCATGCTGCGGCGCTTCGACCATGCGAACATCTTCCTGATCATCGCCGGCACCTATACCCCGATCGCGGTAGCGATGCTCGAGCCCCGCCAGGCTCTCACCCTGCTGGTGATCGCCTGGGGCGGGGCACTGGTCGGGGTGTGCTTCCGGCTGTTCTGGACCGGAGCCCCGCGCTGGATCTATGTACCGGCCTACATCGCGCTGGGCTGGGTGGCGGTCTTCTACATGCCGCAGCTGCAGGCCTCGGGCGGCTGGGCCGTGGTCTGGCTGCTGGTGATCGGCGGTCTCGCCTACACCGCGGGGGCGGTCATGTACGCGCTGAAGCGGCCCAATCCCTCACCGGCCTGGTTCGGCTTCCACGAGATCTTCCACACCGGCACCCTGATCGGCTTCGGCTGCCACTTCGCGGCCGTCGCCGTCGCCATCATCTGA
- the greA gene encoding transcription elongation factor GreA: MSSQPNGAWLTQDAYDRLAKELTELEGPGRTEIAERIAAARDEGDLKENGGYHAAREEQGKMEARISDLQRLLKNAVVGEAPKDDGIVEPGMVVVISMAGKERTFLLGNREIADGDDTLEVYSSESPLGSSIHGSKVGDSVDYTAPNGKSFPIDILKASPYKA; the protein is encoded by the coding sequence ATGAGCAGCCAGCCGAATGGCGCCTGGCTCACCCAGGACGCGTACGACCGCCTTGCCAAGGAGCTCACCGAGCTCGAGGGCCCGGGACGCACCGAGATCGCCGAGCGCATCGCCGCGGCTCGCGACGAAGGGGACCTCAAGGAGAACGGCGGGTATCACGCCGCCCGTGAGGAGCAGGGGAAGATGGAGGCCCGGATCTCGGACCTCCAGCGGCTCCTGAAGAACGCTGTGGTCGGCGAGGCGCCGAAGGACGACGGGATCGTCGAGCCCGGCATGGTCGTGGTCATCTCGATGGCCGGCAAGGAGCGCACCTTCCTGCTCGGCAACCGCGAGATCGCCGACGGCGACGACACGCTCGAGGTGTATTCCTCGGAGTCGCCGCTGGGCAGCTCGATCCACGGCTCCAAGGTCGGCGACTCCGTCGATTACACGGCGCCGAACGGGAAGTCCTTCCCGATCGACATCCTCAAGGCTTCGCCCTACAAGGCCTGA
- a CDS encoding DUF4307 domain-containing protein: MTDASDRRADRYGKPLVGRRTARVLMALAGALFLAAVFYVGVQASSTPVRTEVLAYEHVSDDVIAVDFRVTMDPGTEASCTIQALNKGRAQVGFVEAAIPAQDTRRSTHHVEISTQGDAVSAEIINCEAR, from the coding sequence ATGACCGATGCCAGTGACCGCCGTGCGGACCGTTATGGAAAGCCGCTCGTGGGTCGTCGGACCGCGCGTGTGCTCATGGCCCTCGCCGGGGCCCTGTTCCTCGCGGCCGTGTTCTACGTCGGGGTCCAGGCCTCCAGCACGCCCGTCCGCACCGAGGTGCTCGCCTACGAGCACGTCTCCGATGACGTGATCGCCGTCGACTTCCGGGTGACGATGGATCCGGGCACCGAGGCGAGCTGCACGATCCAGGCGCTGAACAAAGGGCGGGCCCAGGTCGGGTTCGTCGAGGCGGCGATCCCCGCCCAAGACACCCGTCGCAGCACGCACCACGTCGAGATCTCCACCCAGGGCGACGCGGTCTCGGCGGAGATCATCAACTGCGAGGCTCGGTGA
- the mca gene encoding mycothiol conjugate amidase Mca, with product MTVQLPTPDEPLRMVAVHAHPDDESSKGAGSTARYAREGVQVTVITCTGGERGDVLNPRLRDDPSVTAEALPEIRRREMARAQEILGVDHEWLGFIDSGLPEGDPLPPLPAGSFATLPIKEAAGPLVETIRRLRPHVMTTYDENGGYPHPDHIQVNRISLAAFDLAADSAFAPELGEPWAVAKLYYINGFHRQRFSAVSRHLRAEGTPNEMLDQMLQHYDESKDRVLTTRVDVRDFLAIRDDALRAHATQVDPEGPFFRIPHEAETAAWGTEDYELHISRIGVKLPEDDLFAGLRHELVEARP from the coding sequence GTGACCGTCCAGCTGCCCACCCCCGATGAACCGCTGCGGATGGTGGCCGTCCATGCGCACCCGGACGATGAATCGTCCAAGGGTGCCGGGTCGACTGCGCGCTATGCGCGCGAGGGCGTCCAGGTCACGGTCATCACCTGCACCGGGGGTGAGCGCGGCGACGTGCTCAACCCGCGGCTGCGCGATGACCCCTCAGTGACCGCCGAGGCGCTGCCCGAGATCCGCCGTCGGGAGATGGCCCGGGCGCAGGAGATCCTCGGTGTGGACCACGAATGGCTGGGCTTCATCGACTCCGGGCTGCCCGAGGGCGATCCGCTGCCACCGCTGCCCGCCGGCAGCTTCGCGACGCTTCCCATCAAGGAGGCGGCCGGACCGCTGGTGGAGACCATCCGCCGGCTGCGTCCCCACGTGATGACCACGTACGACGAGAACGGCGGCTACCCGCATCCCGACCACATCCAGGTCAACCGGATCAGCCTGGCCGCCTTCGATCTCGCCGCCGACTCGGCGTTCGCCCCCGAGCTCGGTGAGCCCTGGGCGGTCGCCAAGCTCTACTACATCAACGGCTTCCACCGGCAGCGGTTCTCTGCGGTGAGCAGGCATCTGCGGGCCGAGGGCACCCCGAACGAGATGCTGGACCAGATGCTCCAGCACTACGACGAGAGCAAGGACCGGGTGCTGACCACCCGAGTCGACGTGCGCGACTTCCTCGCGATCCGGGACGACGCGCTTCGCGCCCACGCCACCCAGGTGGACCCCGAAGGGCCGTTCTTCCGCATCCCCCACGAGGCCGAGACAGCGGCCTGGGGCACCGAGGACTACGAGCTGCACATCTCCCGCATCGGGGTGAAGCTGCCCGAGGATGATCTGTTCGCCGGGCTGCGTCACGAGCTCGTGGAGGCCCGGCCATGA